In Elephas maximus indicus isolate mEleMax1 chromosome 7, mEleMax1 primary haplotype, whole genome shotgun sequence, the following proteins share a genomic window:
- the CDC42BPG gene encoding serine/threonine-protein kinase MRCK gamma isoform X9: protein MERRLRALEWLARGEAGGGPWLDGLLDLLLALHHELSSAPLRRERYVAQFLSWASPFVSKVKELRLQRDDFEILKVIGRGAFGEVAVVRQRDSGQIFAMKMLHKWEMLKRAETACFREERDVLVKGDSRWVTALHYAFQDEEYLYLVMDYYAGGDLLTLLSRFEDRLPSELAQFYLAEMVLAIHSLHQLGYVHRDVKPDNVLLDMNGHIRLADFGSCLRLNNSGMVDSSVAVGTPDYISPEILQAMEEGKGHYGPQCDWWSLGVCAYELLFGETPFYAESLVETYGKIMNHEDHLQFPPDVPDVPASAQDLIRQLLCRQEERLGRGGLDDFRNHPFFEGVDWERLATSTAPYIPELRGPVDTSNFDVDDDTLNHPGTLPPPSHGAFSGHHLPFVGFTYTSTSPGPEGGSERLAALERKIMCLEEEKAELSRKLYEVRLSPSDRQDLEQLRKEVQTLRERLSETLKERDGKAPLSQMDRPPADSPGQASDLRQERDQLRQELAEAQRGLRALEQELCRAQQQQEELFQRLQEAQEREVATASQTQALSSQLEEAWDARRELEAQVASLSQEVTQLQRQWERSLEESTSVKTVHTASETNGTGPPGGGLQEAQLQKEVAALRVQLDQARSQGPSGKEEVLCRLQEENQRLSREQERLAEELEQEQQSKQRLEGERRETESNWEAQIADILSWVNDEKVSRGYLQALATKMAEELESLRNVGTQTLPARPLDHQWKARRLQKMEASARLELQSALEAEIRAKQGLQERLTQVQEAQLRAESRLQEAEKQNQGLQQELAALREELQARGPGDTKPLNTLLPFLSFWSSEKDSAKDSGVSGEASRSGLEPELRPEGRRSLRMGAVFSRVPAATTAPADSPPAKPGSHVLRPRTFPSPTKCLHCTSLMLGLGRQGLGCDACSYFCHSMCAPQAPLCPVPPDLLRTALGVHPETGTGTAYEGFLSVPRPSGVRRGWQRVFAAVSDSRLLLFDAPDPRLSPASGAFLQALDLRDPQFSATPVLASDVIHAQSRDLPRIFRVTASQLAVPPTTCTVLLLAESEGERERWLQVLGELQRLLQDVRPQPRPVYTLKEAYDNGLPLLPHTLCAAIIDQERLALGTEEGLFVIHLHTNDIFQVGECRRVQRLAMSPTVGLLVVLCGRGPSVRLFALAELENTEATGAKITESRGCQALAAGRILQARTPVLCVAVKRQVLCYQLGPGPGPWQHRIRELQAPAPVQSLGLLGDRLCVGAAGAFTLYPLLNEAAPLALGAGLVPEELPPSRGGLGEALGAVELSLSEFLLLFTTAGVYVDSAGRKSRGHELLWPAAPTGWGYAAPYLTVFSENSIDVFDVRRAEWVQTMPLKKVRPLNPEGSLFLYGTEKVRLTYLRNRLAEKDEFDIPDLTDNSRRQLFRTKSKRRFFFRVSEEHRQQQRREMLKDPFVRSKLISPPTNFNHLVHVGATDGKPTARGLARVPEEKGRGARSSGPQRPHSFSEASRRPASMDSDTLAGDVDPMKRKPRTSLSSESVSCPQGSLSPAASLTQVSERPRSLPPAPDSESSP from the exons ATGGAGCGGCGGCTGCGCGCGCTGGAGTGGCTGGCGCGGGGCGAGGCCGGCGGCGGCCCGTGGCTCGACGGCCTCCTGGACTTGCTGCTGGCGCTGCACCACGAGCTAAGCAGCGCCCCCCTGCGGCGGGAGCGCTACGTCGCGCAGTTTCTGAGCTGGG CCAGTCCCTTCGTATCGAAGGTAAAAGAGCTGCGGCTGCAGAGAGACGACTTTGAGATCTTGAAGGTGATCGGCCGAGGGGCCTTCGGGGAG GTCGCTGTGGTGAGGCAGAGAGACAGTGGGCAGATTTTTGCCATGAAAATGCTGCACAAGTGGGAGATGCTGAAGAGGGCTGAG ACGGCCTGTTTCCGGGAGGAGCGAGACGTCCTGGTGAAGGGGGACAGCCGTTGGGTGACTGCCCTGCACTATGCCTTCCAGGATGAGGAGTACCTG taCCTGGTGATGGACTACTATGCCGGAGGGGACCTCCTCACACTGCTGAGCCGCTTCGAGGACCGCCTTCCGTCTGAGCTGGCCCAGTTCTACCTGGCTGAGATGGTGCTGGCCATCCACTCACTGCACCAGCTCGGCTACGTCCACAG GGATGTCAAGCCAGACAATGTCCTGCTGGACATGAACGGGCACATCCGCCTGGCCGACTTTGGCTCTTGCCTGCGTCTCAACAACAGCGGCATG GTGGACTCCTCGGTGGCTGTAGGGACACCAGACTACATCTCCCCTGAGATCCTGCAGGCCATGGAGGAGGGCAAGGGCCATTATGGCCCGCAGTGTGACTGGTGGTCGCTGGGAGTCTGCGCCTATGAGCTGCTCTTTGGGGAGACGCCCTTCTACGCTGAGTCCCTGGTGGAAACTTACGGCAAGATCATGAACCATGAG GATCACCTGCAGTTCCCCCCAGATGTGCCTGACGTGCCAGCCAGTGCCCAAGACCTGATCCGCCAGCTGCTGTGCCGCCAGGAGGAACGTTTGGGACGTGGTGGGCTGGATGACTTCCGCAACCACCCCTTCTTTGAAGGTGTGGACTGGGAGCGGCTGGCAACCAGCACGGCCCCCTACATTCCTGAGCTCCGTGGGCCTGTGGACACCTCCAACTTCGACGTGGATGACGACACCCTCAACCACCCA GGCACCCTGCCACCACCCTCCCATGGGGCTTTCTCAGGTCACCACCTGCCATTTGTGGGCTTCACCTATACCTCGACCAG TCCTGGTCCTGAGGGCGGCTCCGAGCGGCTGGCTGCCCTGGAGCGGAAGATCATGTGtctggaggaagagaaggcagagctGAGCCGGAAGCTGTATG AGGTCCGGCTGAGCCCCTCAGATCGTCAGGACCTGGAGCAGCTACGAAAAGAAGTGCAGACCCTACGGGAGAGGCTGTCAG AGACACTGAAGGAGAGGGATGGCAAAGCCCCCTTGTCCCAGATGGATAGGCCCCCTGCTGACAGCCCAGGCCAGGCCAGTGACCTACGTCAGGAGAGAGACCAGCTCCGCCAG GAGctggctgaggctcagagagggcttCGGGCACTGGAGCAGGAGCTGTGCCGAgcccagcagcagcaggaggagcTGTTCCAGAGGCTGCAGGAGGCCCAGGAGAGAGAGGTGGCCACGGCCAGCCAGACCCAGGCCCTGAGCTCCCAGCTGGAGGAAGCCTGGGATGCCCGGAGAGAG CTGGAGGCCCAGGTGGCCAGCCTGAGCCAGGAGGTGACTCAGCTGCAGAGACAGTGGGAGCGGAGCCTTGAGGAGTCGACCTCAGTCAAG ACTGTCCACACAGCCTCTGAGACCAATGGCACGGGACCACCCGGGGGTGGGCTGCAGGAGGCCCAGCTTCAGAAGGAGGTGGCTGCCCTACGTGTGCAGCTGGACCAGGCCCGCAGTCAGGG GCCGAGTGGGAAGGAGGAGGTCCTGTGCCGGCTGCAGGAGGAGAACCAGCGGCTGAGCCGGGAGCAAGAGCGG CTGGCGGAAGAGCTGGAGCAGGAGCAGCAGAGTAAGCAGCGGCTGGAGGGGGAGCGGCGGGAGACAGAGAGCAACTGGGAGGCCCAGATCGCCGACATCCTCAGCTG GGTGAATGATGAGAAGGTCTCAAGGGGGTACCTGCAGGCCCTAGCCACCAAGATGGCAGAGGAGCTGGAGTCCTTGCGGAATGTGGGCACCCAGACGCTCCCTGCCCGGCCACTG GACCACCAGTGGAAGGCACGGCGGCTGCAGAAAATGGAGGCTTCGGCCCGGCTGGAGCTGCAGTCGGCACTGGAGGCCGAGATCCGGGCCAAGCAGGGCCTGCAGGAGCGGCTGACGCAGGTGCAGGAAGCCCAGTTGCGGGCCGAGAG CCGTCTGCAGGAAGCTGAGAAGCAGAACCAGGGCCTGCAGCAGGAGCTGGCTGCACTGCGGGAGGAGCTGCAAGCTCGCGGGCCAGGGG ACAccaagccactgaacaccctGCTTCCCTTCCTGTCCTTCTGGAGCTCAGAG AAGGACTCCGCCAAGGACTCTGGTGTCTCAGGAGAGGCTTCGAGGTCAGGGCTGGAGCCAGAGCTGAGGCCAGAGGGCCGCCGCAGCCTGCGCATGGGG GCTGTGTTCTCCAGGGTACCTGCTGCCACCACAGCCCCTGCAGACAGTCCTCCTGCTAAG CCCGGCTCACATGTGCTGCGTCCCCGgaccttcccctcccccaccaagtGTCTCCACTGCACCTCGCTGATGCTAGGCCTGGGCCGCCAGGGCCTCGGGTGTGACG CCTGCAGCTACTTCTGCCACTCAATGTGTGCCCCACAGGCCCCCCTCTGCCCTGTGCCCCCTGACCTCCTCCGCACGGCCCTGGGAGTGCACCCTGAGACGGGCACTGGCACTGCCTATGAGGGCTTCCTGTCG GTGCCTCGGCCCTCGGGCGTCCGACGTGGCTGGCAGCGGGTCTTTGCTGCTGTCAGTGACTCGCGCCTACTGCTGTTTGATGCCCCTGACCCACGGCTCAGCCCGGCCAGTGGGGCCTTTCTGCAGGCACTGGATCTGAG GGATCCCCAGTTCTCAGCCACCCCCGTCCTGGCCTCTGATGTTATCCACGCCCAATCCAGGGACCTGCCACGCATCTTTAGG GTGACTGCCTCTCAGCTGGCGGTGCCGCCCACCACATGCACCGTGCTGCTGCTAGCAGAGAGCGAGGGCGAGCGGGAGCGCTGGCTGCAGGTGCTGGGTGAGCTGCAGCGGCTGCTACAGGACGTACGGCCACAGCCCCGACCTGTGTACACCCTCAAGGAAGCCTACGACAATGGGCTGCCGCTGCTGCCCCACACGCTCTGCGCCGCCATCATCG ACCAGGAACGGCTTGCTCTGGGCACTGAGGAGGGGCTGTTTGTGATCCACCTACACACCAACG ACATCTTCCAGGTGGGCGAGTGTCGGCGGGTGCAGCGGCTGGCCATGAGCCCCACTGTGGGTCTCCTGGTGGTACTGTGCGGCCGCGGCCCCAGCGTGCGCCTCTTCGCCCTGGCCGAGCTGGAGAATACAGAAGCCACGGGTGCCAAGATCACTGAGTCACGAGGCTGCCAGGCACTGGCAGCCGGGCGCATCCTGCAGGCCCGCACCCCTGTGCTTTGTGTAGCTGTCAAGCGCCAGGTGCTCTGCTACCAGCTGGGGCCGGGCCCAGGGCCCTGGCAGCACCGAATCCGGGAGCTGCAGGCACCTGCACCTGTGCAGAGCCTGGGGCTGCTGGGCGACCGGCTGTGTGTGGGCGCAGCTGGGGCCTTCACCCTCTACCCGCTGCTCAACGAGGCTGCACCCTTAGCGCTGGGGGCCGGGCTGGTGCCTGAGGAGCTACCACCGTCTCGCGGGGGTCTGGGCGAAGCGCTAGGTGCCGTGGAGCTCAGCCTCAGTGAGTTCCTGCTGCTCTTCACCACTGCCGGGGTCTACGTGGATAGTGCTGGCCGCAAGTCTCGAGGCCACGAACTGCTGTGGCCAGCAGCCCCCACGGGCTGGG GTTACGCAGCCCCCTACCTGACAGTGTTCAGTGAGAACTCCATCGATGTGTTTGACGTGAGGAGAGCAGAATGGGTGCAGACCATGCCACTCAAGAAG GTGCGACCCCTGAACCCAGAGGGCTCCCTGTTCCTCTATGGCACCGAGAAGGTTCGCCTGACCTACCTCAGGAACCGGCTGGCAG AGAAGGACGAGTTCGACATCCCCGACCTCACGGACAACAGCCGGCGCCAGCTCTTCCGCACCAAGAGCAAACGCCGCTTCTTCTTCCGTGTATCGGAGGAGCACCGGCAGCAGCAGCGCAG GGAGATGCTGAAGGATCCCTTCGTGCGTTCCAAGCTCATCTCACCGCCAACCAACTTCAACCACCTGGTGCACGTGGGCGCCACCGACGGGAAGCCCACTGCCAGGGGCCTGGCCCGG GTTCCGGAAGAGAAGGGCCGAGGTGCCCGCAGCTCCGGCCCGCAGCGGCCCCACAGCTTCTCAGAGGCCTCTCGGCGCCCAGCCTCTATGGACAGCGATACCCTCGCTGGAGACGTGGACCCCA TGAAGAGGAAACCTCGGACATCTCTGTCCAGCGAATCTGTGTCCTGCCCGCAGGGATCGCTGAGCCCTGCAGCCTCCCTAACGCAG gtcTCAGAGCGGCCCAGGAGCCTCCCTCCGGCCCCTGATTCAGAGAGTTCCCCTTGA
- the CDC42BPG gene encoding serine/threonine-protein kinase MRCK gamma isoform X10: protein MERRLRALEWLARGEAGGGPWLDGLLDLLLALHHELSSAPLRRERYVAQFLSWASPFVSKVKELRLQRDDFEILKVIGRGAFGEVAVVRQRDSGQIFAMKMLHKWEMLKRAETACFREERDVLVKGDSRWVTALHYAFQDEEYLYLVMDYYAGGDLLTLLSRFEDRLPSELAQFYLAEMVLAIHSLHQLGYVHRDVKPDNVLLDMNGHIRLADFGSCLRLNNSGMVDSSVAVGTPDYISPEILQAMEEGKGHYGPQCDWWSLGVCAYELLFGETPFYAESLVETYGKIMNHEDHLQFPPDVPDVPASAQDLIRQLLCRQEERLGRGGLDDFRNHPFFEGVDWERLATSTAPYIPELRGPVDTSNFDVDDDTLNHPGTLPPPSHGAFSGHHLPFVGFTYTSTSPGPEGGSERLAALERKIMCLEEEKAELSRKLYEVRLSPSDRQDLEQLRKEVQTLRERLSETLKERDGKAPLSQMDRPPADSPGQASDLRQERDQLRQELAEAQRGLRALEQELCRAQQQQEELFQRLQEAQEREVATASQTQALSSQLEEAWDARRELEAQVASLSQEVTQLQRQWERSLEESTSVKTVHTASETNGTGPPGGGLQEAQLQKEVAALRVQLDQARSQGPSGKEEVLCRLQEENQRLSREQERLAEELEQEQQSKQRLEGERRETESNWEAQIADILSWVNDEKVSRGYLQALATKMAEELESLRNVGTQTLPARPLDHQWKARRLQKMEASARLELQSALEAEIRAKQGLQERLTQVQEAQLRAESRLQEAEKQNQGLQQELAALREELQARGPGDTKPLNTLLPFLSFWSSEKDSAKDSGVSGEASRSGLEPELRPEGRRSLRMGAVFSRVPAATTAPADSPPAKPGSHVLRPRTFPSPTKCLHCTSLMLGLGRQGLGCDACSYFCHSMCAPQAPLCPVPPDLLRTALGVHPETGTGTAYEGFLSVPRPSGVRRGWQRVFAAVSDSRLLLFDAPDPRLSPASGAFLQALDLRDPQFSATPVLASDVIHAQSRDLPRIFRVTASQLAVPPTTCTVLLLAESEGERERWLQVLGELQRLLQDVRPQPRPVYTLKEAYDNGLPLLPHTLCAAIIDQERLALGTEEGLFVIHLHTNDIFQVGECRRVQRLAMSPTVGLLVVLCGRGPSVRLFALAELENTEATGAKITESRGCQALAAGRILQARTPVLCVAVKRQVLCYQLGPGPGPWQHRIRELQAPAPVQSLGLLGDRLCVGAAGAFTLYPLLNEAAPLALGAGLVPEELPPSRGGLGEALGAVELSLSEFLLLFTTAGVYVDSAGRKSRGHELLWPAAPTGWGYAAPYLTVFSENSIDVFDVRRAEWVQTMPLKKVRPLNPEGSLFLYGTEKVRLTYLRNRLAEKDEFDIPDLTDNSRRQLFRTKSKRRFFFRVSEEHRQQQRREMLKDPFVRSKLISPPTNFNHLVHVGATDGKPTARGLARVPEEKGRGARSSGPQRPHSFSEASRRPASMDSDTLAGDVDPTVKRKPRTSLSSESVSCPQGSLSPAASLTQVSERPRSLPPAPDSESSP, encoded by the exons ATGGAGCGGCGGCTGCGCGCGCTGGAGTGGCTGGCGCGGGGCGAGGCCGGCGGCGGCCCGTGGCTCGACGGCCTCCTGGACTTGCTGCTGGCGCTGCACCACGAGCTAAGCAGCGCCCCCCTGCGGCGGGAGCGCTACGTCGCGCAGTTTCTGAGCTGGG CCAGTCCCTTCGTATCGAAGGTAAAAGAGCTGCGGCTGCAGAGAGACGACTTTGAGATCTTGAAGGTGATCGGCCGAGGGGCCTTCGGGGAG GTCGCTGTGGTGAGGCAGAGAGACAGTGGGCAGATTTTTGCCATGAAAATGCTGCACAAGTGGGAGATGCTGAAGAGGGCTGAG ACGGCCTGTTTCCGGGAGGAGCGAGACGTCCTGGTGAAGGGGGACAGCCGTTGGGTGACTGCCCTGCACTATGCCTTCCAGGATGAGGAGTACCTG taCCTGGTGATGGACTACTATGCCGGAGGGGACCTCCTCACACTGCTGAGCCGCTTCGAGGACCGCCTTCCGTCTGAGCTGGCCCAGTTCTACCTGGCTGAGATGGTGCTGGCCATCCACTCACTGCACCAGCTCGGCTACGTCCACAG GGATGTCAAGCCAGACAATGTCCTGCTGGACATGAACGGGCACATCCGCCTGGCCGACTTTGGCTCTTGCCTGCGTCTCAACAACAGCGGCATG GTGGACTCCTCGGTGGCTGTAGGGACACCAGACTACATCTCCCCTGAGATCCTGCAGGCCATGGAGGAGGGCAAGGGCCATTATGGCCCGCAGTGTGACTGGTGGTCGCTGGGAGTCTGCGCCTATGAGCTGCTCTTTGGGGAGACGCCCTTCTACGCTGAGTCCCTGGTGGAAACTTACGGCAAGATCATGAACCATGAG GATCACCTGCAGTTCCCCCCAGATGTGCCTGACGTGCCAGCCAGTGCCCAAGACCTGATCCGCCAGCTGCTGTGCCGCCAGGAGGAACGTTTGGGACGTGGTGGGCTGGATGACTTCCGCAACCACCCCTTCTTTGAAGGTGTGGACTGGGAGCGGCTGGCAACCAGCACGGCCCCCTACATTCCTGAGCTCCGTGGGCCTGTGGACACCTCCAACTTCGACGTGGATGACGACACCCTCAACCACCCA GGCACCCTGCCACCACCCTCCCATGGGGCTTTCTCAGGTCACCACCTGCCATTTGTGGGCTTCACCTATACCTCGACCAG TCCTGGTCCTGAGGGCGGCTCCGAGCGGCTGGCTGCCCTGGAGCGGAAGATCATGTGtctggaggaagagaaggcagagctGAGCCGGAAGCTGTATG AGGTCCGGCTGAGCCCCTCAGATCGTCAGGACCTGGAGCAGCTACGAAAAGAAGTGCAGACCCTACGGGAGAGGCTGTCAG AGACACTGAAGGAGAGGGATGGCAAAGCCCCCTTGTCCCAGATGGATAGGCCCCCTGCTGACAGCCCAGGCCAGGCCAGTGACCTACGTCAGGAGAGAGACCAGCTCCGCCAG GAGctggctgaggctcagagagggcttCGGGCACTGGAGCAGGAGCTGTGCCGAgcccagcagcagcaggaggagcTGTTCCAGAGGCTGCAGGAGGCCCAGGAGAGAGAGGTGGCCACGGCCAGCCAGACCCAGGCCCTGAGCTCCCAGCTGGAGGAAGCCTGGGATGCCCGGAGAGAG CTGGAGGCCCAGGTGGCCAGCCTGAGCCAGGAGGTGACTCAGCTGCAGAGACAGTGGGAGCGGAGCCTTGAGGAGTCGACCTCAGTCAAG ACTGTCCACACAGCCTCTGAGACCAATGGCACGGGACCACCCGGGGGTGGGCTGCAGGAGGCCCAGCTTCAGAAGGAGGTGGCTGCCCTACGTGTGCAGCTGGACCAGGCCCGCAGTCAGGG GCCGAGTGGGAAGGAGGAGGTCCTGTGCCGGCTGCAGGAGGAGAACCAGCGGCTGAGCCGGGAGCAAGAGCGG CTGGCGGAAGAGCTGGAGCAGGAGCAGCAGAGTAAGCAGCGGCTGGAGGGGGAGCGGCGGGAGACAGAGAGCAACTGGGAGGCCCAGATCGCCGACATCCTCAGCTG GGTGAATGATGAGAAGGTCTCAAGGGGGTACCTGCAGGCCCTAGCCACCAAGATGGCAGAGGAGCTGGAGTCCTTGCGGAATGTGGGCACCCAGACGCTCCCTGCCCGGCCACTG GACCACCAGTGGAAGGCACGGCGGCTGCAGAAAATGGAGGCTTCGGCCCGGCTGGAGCTGCAGTCGGCACTGGAGGCCGAGATCCGGGCCAAGCAGGGCCTGCAGGAGCGGCTGACGCAGGTGCAGGAAGCCCAGTTGCGGGCCGAGAG CCGTCTGCAGGAAGCTGAGAAGCAGAACCAGGGCCTGCAGCAGGAGCTGGCTGCACTGCGGGAGGAGCTGCAAGCTCGCGGGCCAGGGG ACAccaagccactgaacaccctGCTTCCCTTCCTGTCCTTCTGGAGCTCAGAG AAGGACTCCGCCAAGGACTCTGGTGTCTCAGGAGAGGCTTCGAGGTCAGGGCTGGAGCCAGAGCTGAGGCCAGAGGGCCGCCGCAGCCTGCGCATGGGG GCTGTGTTCTCCAGGGTACCTGCTGCCACCACAGCCCCTGCAGACAGTCCTCCTGCTAAG CCCGGCTCACATGTGCTGCGTCCCCGgaccttcccctcccccaccaagtGTCTCCACTGCACCTCGCTGATGCTAGGCCTGGGCCGCCAGGGCCTCGGGTGTGACG CCTGCAGCTACTTCTGCCACTCAATGTGTGCCCCACAGGCCCCCCTCTGCCCTGTGCCCCCTGACCTCCTCCGCACGGCCCTGGGAGTGCACCCTGAGACGGGCACTGGCACTGCCTATGAGGGCTTCCTGTCG GTGCCTCGGCCCTCGGGCGTCCGACGTGGCTGGCAGCGGGTCTTTGCTGCTGTCAGTGACTCGCGCCTACTGCTGTTTGATGCCCCTGACCCACGGCTCAGCCCGGCCAGTGGGGCCTTTCTGCAGGCACTGGATCTGAG GGATCCCCAGTTCTCAGCCACCCCCGTCCTGGCCTCTGATGTTATCCACGCCCAATCCAGGGACCTGCCACGCATCTTTAGG GTGACTGCCTCTCAGCTGGCGGTGCCGCCCACCACATGCACCGTGCTGCTGCTAGCAGAGAGCGAGGGCGAGCGGGAGCGCTGGCTGCAGGTGCTGGGTGAGCTGCAGCGGCTGCTACAGGACGTACGGCCACAGCCCCGACCTGTGTACACCCTCAAGGAAGCCTACGACAATGGGCTGCCGCTGCTGCCCCACACGCTCTGCGCCGCCATCATCG ACCAGGAACGGCTTGCTCTGGGCACTGAGGAGGGGCTGTTTGTGATCCACCTACACACCAACG ACATCTTCCAGGTGGGCGAGTGTCGGCGGGTGCAGCGGCTGGCCATGAGCCCCACTGTGGGTCTCCTGGTGGTACTGTGCGGCCGCGGCCCCAGCGTGCGCCTCTTCGCCCTGGCCGAGCTGGAGAATACAGAAGCCACGGGTGCCAAGATCACTGAGTCACGAGGCTGCCAGGCACTGGCAGCCGGGCGCATCCTGCAGGCCCGCACCCCTGTGCTTTGTGTAGCTGTCAAGCGCCAGGTGCTCTGCTACCAGCTGGGGCCGGGCCCAGGGCCCTGGCAGCACCGAATCCGGGAGCTGCAGGCACCTGCACCTGTGCAGAGCCTGGGGCTGCTGGGCGACCGGCTGTGTGTGGGCGCAGCTGGGGCCTTCACCCTCTACCCGCTGCTCAACGAGGCTGCACCCTTAGCGCTGGGGGCCGGGCTGGTGCCTGAGGAGCTACCACCGTCTCGCGGGGGTCTGGGCGAAGCGCTAGGTGCCGTGGAGCTCAGCCTCAGTGAGTTCCTGCTGCTCTTCACCACTGCCGGGGTCTACGTGGATAGTGCTGGCCGCAAGTCTCGAGGCCACGAACTGCTGTGGCCAGCAGCCCCCACGGGCTGGG GTTACGCAGCCCCCTACCTGACAGTGTTCAGTGAGAACTCCATCGATGTGTTTGACGTGAGGAGAGCAGAATGGGTGCAGACCATGCCACTCAAGAAG GTGCGACCCCTGAACCCAGAGGGCTCCCTGTTCCTCTATGGCACCGAGAAGGTTCGCCTGACCTACCTCAGGAACCGGCTGGCAG AGAAGGACGAGTTCGACATCCCCGACCTCACGGACAACAGCCGGCGCCAGCTCTTCCGCACCAAGAGCAAACGCCGCTTCTTCTTCCGTGTATCGGAGGAGCACCGGCAGCAGCAGCGCAG GGAGATGCTGAAGGATCCCTTCGTGCGTTCCAAGCTCATCTCACCGCCAACCAACTTCAACCACCTGGTGCACGTGGGCGCCACCGACGGGAAGCCCACTGCCAGGGGCCTGGCCCGG GTTCCGGAAGAGAAGGGCCGAGGTGCCCGCAGCTCCGGCCCGCAGCGGCCCCACAGCTTCTCAGAGGCCTCTCGGCGCCCAGCCTCTATGGACAGCGATACCCTCGCTGGAGACGTGGACCCCA CAGTGAAGAGGAAACCTCGGACATCTCTGTCCAGCGAATCTGTGTCCTGCCCGCAGGGATCGCTGAGCCCTGCAGCCTCCCTAACGCAG gtcTCAGAGCGGCCCAGGAGCCTCCCTCCGGCCCCTGATTCAGAGAGTTCCCCTTGA